DNA from Rhodospirillaceae bacterium:
GCGCCGGTCGCATGCATGAACCCTACGAACTGGCGCAGTCCGAACGCAACTTCGCGACGTGCCTCTGCGTCTGTGGGGGCGAGGTGCATCCTTGGGCCTGCCAGGCGCCAGCCCTTGCGACTCACCGTCGTCCCGGACTCTGCAGCTTTCTGTTCGGCGATTCCCCAAGCATCTGCAAGCCGTTGCGCGCCGCCATTAGCCAGGAGGCCGAGGGAAAGCATGCCGAGGCCAAAACGGCCAGCGAGGGTTGGGCCTGTCGATGATGATAACGATGACACGACGATCTCGATCGGTTGATCCTGGTAAGGTCGTAATTGCAATCTACCCTTATTGACAGTGAACCAGTCGGCCTGACGGTCGATGGGTTCGTCGGAGGTCAGCAGGGCATGAATGGTCTCGAGCGCCTCTTCATGGCGCTCCTTCAGAGAATCCGGATTCAATCCCATCATCGGAGCGTCAACTTGAGGACCACCGGGGCCGGTTCCAAGAATGACGCGACCCTTTGATAGATGATCAAGTAAGACGATGCGATCCGCGAGCATGAGCGGGTGGTGAAAGGGGAGTCCTGCAACACCCGTGCCCAAGCGGATACGCGTGGTCCGCTGACTGGCCGCCGCGATAAAGGTTTCCGGAGACGCGATGTACTGCCAGCCAGAGCCATGGTGCTCTCCGAACCATGCTTCGGCATAGCCGAGCCCCTCTAGGTGCTCGACCAAATGTAAATCACGGTGAAGGGCGAGGGTCGGGTCGTCGTCGGGACGATGGTTAGGCGTAATGAAGGCTCCAAAGCGCATGTCAGCATCCTTATCTTTTTGCCATTGAGGGGCGTTAGCTTCTTAAGCCGTAGCGTCTTCCAGTGCCTCTATGGACACAAGTGCCGTCGCAGCGGATTTAAGACTAACCCTTAGGTATTGACTGAATCCCAATTGCAAAACTCTCTCCTCAATTTGAGGTACTAATTAGTTCAACAGATTAATTAAACACTCTTTCTGCAGAGACTCCTGAATAGAAATACCTTTTCTATTCGCATTGCGTGCACCTAACAATTTGGTATCCATGATGCAAAGCACCTTTCGATGGGCCAGTAATCAGTCAGATTTAAATGCATCTATCAATTTGGCTAATATGACTTTCATGGACAATGCATTCTCACTTAACGAACGGAAAGAATCGATCAGAGGGTCTTTGTCCCGCTTTCATTTCGCTTGGGGCGAGGCCCGGTACTTTCATATTGAATTCGTCCGGCGCCCATACCACATCATCCCCCATCCAACGTGCCGTGAAGCTTATGCGCTTCGCATCCGATTCATTGGGTGAGGCTCCATGGATCGTATATGGATGATGAGCGCATCTCCGGCCTTGAACGTCCAGGTTATGTCCTTGACCATTCCGTCCTTCAGTGAGGCGAAAAAATCCGGGAGTTGCTCATAGCTATCAGCCAGCTGGTTGTCAGATGTGATCGTGGGCGGACGATACATGACTTTTCGTTTATGACTTCTCATGATGCCTTTCAAAGGACTCACATTTGTGGAAATGGGAAATGCGGTAGCGAGACCGCAAGCCTTACTGTCAGGTCAGTTAGATCTGATCGAGCTGTAACCTCAGATTCCATGGCGGAAATAACGAATGCCGGATACAACGTCCAAGTGCACCCGCGACCCAGGTTTTGTCACTTGCAATGCCCAATGCAGTCCGAGAAAACTCCCCATTGAACTCACCGGATGTTCGCTGAGCGCTCAATTTTGCCGTCGACCGCTACGCAATTGCTGAGCATATTTATGGCGGCCTGGTCGACGTCTCCAGTCAAGGGGCTGTTAAAGGCACGGTCGGATTTAATTCTAATCTTGAACCATTCCCCTACGATCCTTACGAGGCGCGCCGTTTGCTCGCCAAAGCTGGTTACCCAAACGGATTCAATTTTACGATCGCTTTTTTACAGGCCGATGGCCAAAGCAGTGAAGTGGCCTACCAGAAGGTTGGGCAAGACCTATCGGAAATAAGTGTCTTCACTGAGGTGAGGGCTATGGCCGCTCGCGAGTTTTTACGACGGTTTATGAGCAGTGACTGGGAGTCGTACGATGCGTCCACGCTTCTTTGGAACAGCGAGCCATCACGCGATGCGGGTCGTGCACTAGAATATTTCTCGTGTTTGAGACCACAAGCATTCTTTTGCGATGAAGACGTTGCTCAGATGATCCTTAAGAGCCGCTCTGAAACTGATCCCGAAGCGCGCAAAGGTAACTTGGAGCATGTCATGGAGCGCATGCAGGCATTGGCGCCAGCGATTTGGCTCAACAACATGGCGCAAATCACCACTAGCAGTCCGAATCTGGAAAACATAAAACTCGGGACGAATGGACTCAGGTTCGAGGACATCGTGCTTAAACCCTGAACTGAGAAATAAATCATAGTATTCCAGCATCGAGGGAATGGAGTTCGATCAAAACACGAGTCATTGCGATGCAATAGATACGAAGCGAACCTAACAGCATTATCGAAGCAATATAGCTTCAATTTTCCACTAGGGTTTTTGGAGCATGCTCAAGTAAAAAGTCTCTTATGCAATTTCAAGACTTCGCTAAAGATCAATCATGGAGTATGCGGGTGGAAGAACTATCAAAAACCTTTACCCTGCTTCACCTTGAACTCCTGTTGGCTATGAAAAAATTTATGCTAACATGATGGGCCGATTAATAACTAACGGTCCGTAGTTTCGTCGCCCGTCCCAGAGTTTCTTCGGCTCCATACTTATTTGGTGTAGGTCTCCGCCTCACCGGAATTAACCATCCAAAAATGGTCATCAGATCTTCATCACTTATTCCGGCTTCGGCAGCAAATGTCGCACCTGTTGTTCTTAGGCCGTGTTCCGAGTAACACGGCAAGCCAGCGTCACCATTGGCTAATTTTAAGCCAGAGCCGATTGCAATGCTTCACGTTGTGCGACGGACATTAATGAGAGTTGAGACTCTGTGAAGGCTACGACCTGATCAGGATAAAGGGCCGCGAGTAATTCCGGTTGCAAACTTTCGATCTGCAGCGGTGTCAGGGCACCAATTTGTACTGGTGTCATCGCACTGAGTTGTGCACCTGTCAGGTTGCGGACGCGGCTAACCGCCATCGCGCTGATCTGAGTTTCTGACAGCAGCTTGATTTGCGTGGTGGTCATGGCGGCGATCTGCCCACCTGTTAACCCCGCAAACTGGTCGAAGGATAAGGCATTGAGTTGTTCGCCGGTCAGACCCTTAACGCCAGCGGCCGCGAGATTAGCAAATTGCGTCGGCGCAATTGCAGTGATCTGGTCAAGCGTAAACGAGGATACCTGTAATTGTGTCAGCGCTTGCATTTGGGTTCGTGACAACACATCGAGTTGAGCCGGCGTGAAGCTCTTGATTTGAGAGGGTGTGAACGCCGCGATTTGACTTGGTGAAAAGGCGGTCATTTGTAGGGCGCTAAAAAGCGAAATATGCTGGGCTGTAAATCCCTTTATTTGGACAGTCGTGAGACTGGCGAGTTGGGTTGGCCGGAGAGATTCAACTTGTTCTGCGGATAAGCTAGCGATCTGCTGTGCTGATAGTCCCCTTAGTCCAGATGCCGAAAATGACTCAACCTGTGTCGCTGTGAGTGCTGCAATTTGCGACGCGGTAAATACGCCGGTCTGGATGTGCGTTAGGCTGCGCGCTTGTAATACGGTCAAACTCGCGATTTGACTTGCTGATAACCATTTCGACTGTCCCGCCGTCAAGGCGGCCATTTGGGGTCCTGTTAACGCAGTGAAATGTGATTGAGGCAGCGTACTCAATTGCGCTTGGTTCAAGCCCTTGATTTGAAGTGCAGTCAAAGCGCTTATTTGGCTGGTCGTCAGAGCAGCAAGAAAATGTGTGTCTAGGGTGCCAATCTGAGAAACCGTAAACGACCGTATTTATGTGCTTGAAAATGTCACAATCTGGTTGGGCGTAAAGGCGTTCAATTGTGCAGGGGTCAGGGCCGATAGCTCGACCGGCGTCAATGCGGCAATACGAGCGGGCGTCATGGCACTAATTTGTTGGGCGGTAAGACCTTTAACCCAGCCTGCGCTCATTGCCGATAATTGGCTGTGGTAAAGGAACTGAATTGGACTTCCGAAAGGACCGAGATTTGCTCAGACGTTAATCCTTTAACCTGCGTGGTGGTCAGCTTTGAGATCTGCGTCGGTGACAGAACGGCGAATTGATCTGATGTGAGTGTTGCGATTTGTGTAACGGTCAAACCATTCAACTGCGCTGGCGTAAAAGCCGCGACCTGTGAGGGTTGGAATGCTTGGATTTGTGATGTCGTCAGTGCCGAAATTTGGCTCGGCATCAGGGCCGCGAGTTGCGACGGCGTAAAGGCAGCTAGTTCTTCCGGGGCTAGGCCCTTGATTTGATGCGGCGTCATTGCAGCTATTTCCGTCGCACTGCGGTAATCGCTCTGGGCGACCAGCAATATCCCCAGTTGGTTTTCTGCGAGCGTGGATGTTTGGCCAGCGATGGGCGACGCAATTGTCGACCCGCTGGTGCCAGAACCCAGCATGGTGGCAAGAATGAGGTCGTAATTTGATGTGTCAGAAGAGTATCCATGCGGCACGGTTGACGAAGGCGCTTGTGGCATCGACGCAACGATACTGAGGTCTGTCATGGGGCGACCAATGTTAAGGGCCATAGGATCGTATTGAAGAATACAATCCCGCCCGCCGCGAACCATCGCGTGGGACCCGCATAAACAAGCAATTTTTATGCCACACATATCTGGCTTAAATTGCCTTCAAACCATATCGAAAAGCGAGCTCTAGATTGCCATAAAGCTTATCGTACGGCAAAAATTACCCGGTCGATCGGCAAAAACGTAAGAAAATTCTCTTACCCAGACCCTACTCAATATCATAATGTCCCACTCACTGGTGCTCACAGTTGTCCCCCTCAGGCGCAGTTAGCCATTAATATTTTCATCCTTTTTTATGACCATGTACTGCTCTACGGTTAGTGTGAGAGTGAGCACGCGATATCGTTCTGTACCGAAATTGAGTGAAGTGGAAATGCTTTGGCTGAAGAACCCCTTTATGTAAGGCACCTCATTAGCCGTGTCGCCGGCTTAGGGGCCGGAACGGGAGCTAAAACCCTAATTGTTGGATGTGCGCCAGCCATCCAAGGCGTTGTTCAACATGTTAACGAACTCAAAGCGCAGAGCTTTGTCGATGTTGTTGAGATTGCACCAGGTGATCTAGCAAAGACTGAGCCAATAGCGGTTGAAGCTGAGGTGCACGCAGTTCTCATCGCCGCGATCAGTTCCCAAACTATGATCAAACTTGGCAATATATGCGGTGCTTACAAGGATTCAGGTATCCCGGTGGTTATCGTCACGGGGTGGCCCCCGCCGACAAACGCCGAAAAGTTTCGTTTTGAATCTTCTAAAGGCGGCAACCTCACCGTTCCAGCTATGTTTGATTTAGTAGCTCTTTATTGTAGAGGAATCCAGGGCGACATCCTGGAGTTTGGTTCCTTCCAGGGTTTTACGTTGCAATGCGCGTATCACGCCTTCAAGAGGCGGCAACCCCACAACAAGCGGCGGTTCATTTCCTTTGACTCCTTCGCGGGTATAGTCGGGTCTAAAGACGATGAAACATTCTCTGATGGAACGTACGCTGCATCAGAAAAAAGTTTTAGGTTCGCGAACTTTTTAGCCGATGTTCCAGAAGAACCTGTCCTAACCGTCGAGGGGCCTTACGATGTTACGCTTGCTAAAGATATAGACACTACGCGGAACAAAATTGGCCCGACAAAAGCTGCGCTTGTCCATATCGATTGTGATGTGGAAGTTCCTGCCAAACTCGCATTAGATTTTGTCACACCTTATTTGCAGCAAGGCACGTTGCTGATGTTTGATGAATACGATGCCCAGTATGCCGACAACACATTGGGAGAGCGCGCAGCACTAAGACGATGGCTCGAAGAGAACCCCGAGTTTGAAGTCGAGCATTACCGCTCGTACCACGTCTCGGCCCGGTCCTTCATCGTTCATCGCAAATCTGCGTAACGCTCATAGTTAAACCGGTAACGTCATGCCCAGCCATCGACCGAGTGCTAAAGCTGGGGTTAGCATCATGCCTGGGGCAAACACGGCTCCCAAAGTTGCACCACTGCCCAGAACTTCTCCTGCCGCATAAAGATTCGGTATTACGTCGCCCTGTTCATTGAGAACGCGCATCTCGTCATCAACCACAATGCCGACAGATGACGTTGCTGAACTGCCAAGATGGATGATGGCATAGTAGGGACCGCTCTCAATCTTGCGTGGCATGTATTCCCGACCTAATGAGTCAGTTCCGGAGGTTACACTCTCATTATAAGCGCTGACTGTTTTTACTAAGCCAGCCGCATCTAAACCAGCTTTGACTGCCAACTCTTCCAGAGTGTCTGCCTTATGGAACATGAGGTGGCTATTAAAGTGCTCCATCATCTGTTCGCGGGTCCAGCGCGCCATACCAAGGGGGGCGGTCCGCAAGATTTGATCATCAAACACAATAGCGTATCGAAATTTGTCCTGTTTCACGAGCGCGGAGGCCCGCGTTTCCGCCATTGGCTCATCTTCTCTGATGAAACGCTCCCCGGAATTATTGACCCAAATTTCCCACGGAGGCCGTTGTAGCGGGTTGGTATCGAAGCGCGCATAAAATTTCGCAGGGAATGTGTCGCTCGTTAACACAGAACCTGTGCCAGCCCGATGAAGCTCCTTGCCACGTAAGGCAGCGCCGACTGACGTCGCGAGTTCCAGTCCTTTACCTTGGTTGCTCGGATAAGATCCAACAGCGTAGGCCGGCTGGCCAACTAAATCCTCAAATAACTCAGG
Protein-coding regions in this window:
- a CDS encoding LLM class flavin-dependent oxidoreductase — protein: MRFGAFITPNHRPDDDPTLALHRDLHLVEHLEGLGYAEAWFGEHHGSGWQYIASPETFIAAASQRTTRIRLGTGVAGLPFHHPLMLADRIVLLDHLSKGRVILGTGPGGPQVDAPMMGLNPDSLKERHEEALETIHALLTSDEPIDRQADWFTVNKGRLQLRPYQDQPIEIVVSSLSSSTGPTLAGRFGLGMLSLGLLANGGAQRLADAWGIAEQKAAESGTTVSRKGWRLAGPRMHLAPTDAEARREVAFGLRQFVGFMHATGARHVSPDDDLDTTIDHLNESGSVIIGTPDRAQAYLKELQDSVGEIGCYLIPTQDWADHAASLRSFELFARFVVPHGKPQTASLRRSTDEFTAIISNKPGPAVKLQAGKIKVEEVATG
- a CDS encoding FAD-dependent oxidoreductase yields the protein MKRRSFIGTAAAATVASGTSSVLAQKNESVSWDYIIVGAGTAGLPAAIFASRRGARVLLIDAAESVGGTLHLANGQVSAGGSRAQVAKGIIDSPEAHYEDVMRITGGLADPKVVRRTTDNAPDTINWLIDNGLTPLPDHPVTGSDPGRPTYRTARYIWGENEGRDILAAVVKELEPELASGRVVTQLNTEVTALLTTDNGAVEGVKAQSADGEHTYRGRHVLITTGGYAMNPELFEDLVGQPAYAVGSYPSNQGKGLELATSVGAALRGKELHRAGTGSVLTSDTFPAKFYARFDTNPLQRPPWEIWVNNSGERFIREDEPMAETRASALVKQDKFRYAIVFDDQILRTAPLGMARWTREQMMEHFNSHLMFHKADTLEELAVKAGLDAAGLVKTVSAYNESVTSGTDSLGREYMPRKIESGPYYAIIHLGSSATSSVGIVVDDEMRVLNEQGDVIPNLYAAGEVLGSGATLGAVFAPGMMLTPALALGRWLGMTLPV